From the Candidatus Woesearchaeota archaeon genome, one window contains:
- a CDS encoding ferritin: MVLSKKVHEALNKQINKEFQSAYIYLAMAAYFDSIYLRGFRHWMEAQAKEEVHHGMKIYEHILERDSTVVLQPIQAPALAWKSPLDAVTAAYKHEQEVTKSIHQIVDVAQAEHDHTTEVFLQWFVNEQVEEEDATLELLKRVTLAGNEGAGLLLLDAELAKRE, encoded by the coding sequence ATGGTACTCAGCAAGAAGGTACACGAAGCATTAAATAAACAGATTAACAAGGAGTTTCAGTCTGCCTATATCTATTTGGCAATGGCAGCTTATTTTGATAGCATCTATTTACGTGGATTCCGGCATTGGATGGAAGCACAGGCAAAAGAAGAAGTCCATCATGGTATGAAAATATATGAACATATTCTTGAGCGTGACAGTACGGTAGTGCTGCAACCAATACAGGCACCTGCTCTTGCATGGAAAAGCCCTCTTGACGCAGTTACCGCGGCATACAAACATGAGCAGGAAGTAACGAAATCTATCCATCAAATCGTTGATGTTGCTCAAGCAGAGCACGACCATACAACTGAAGTATTTTTACAGTGGTTTGTCAATGAACAGGTTGAAGAAGAGGATGCAACACTTGAACTGCTGAAACGAGTAACTCTTGCCGGTAACGAAGGTGCTGGTCTCTTGCTGCTCGACGCTGAACTAGCTAAGCGTGAATGA
- a CDS encoding NAD-dependent succinate-semialdehyde dehydrogenase encodes MPLYSINPYTEATSATIPMHTLEDAREMIRQARAALESWKQTSLKERASLLHRLGRVLEENAEAYAALITTEMGKPIKEAIAEVKKCALTCAYYADNGETFLHDERITTNYSKSYVTFEPLGIVFAIMPWNFPFWQVFRCAIPAVLAGNVVVLKHASNVPLCAKEIQKCFNDAGFPQSVFTTLLIDATTAQQIIGEDLIDAVSLTGSNAAGSEIGMLAGKYIKPLVLELGGSDPFLVLDDADIAKAATMGIKARFINTGQSCIAAKRFIIMDTVAAAFEKKVLELMEQLSIGDPLDPKTDIGPLAKASFVHDLQRQLQATAAPGGMIKSRGKIPSQGYFFTPTLVKNPPRTSPVWCEEVFGPIMPMVTVATEEELIQTANDTPFGLGASIWSRNITHAETIAKKIQAGFVAINDLVKSDPRLPFGGIKKSGIGRELSVYGIREFVNIKTVVIENP; translated from the coding sequence ATGCCTCTCTACTCAATAAACCCCTATACCGAAGCAACCAGTGCGACTATTCCCATGCATACGCTTGAAGATGCAAGGGAAATGATTCGACAAGCTCGGGCAGCACTGGAATCATGGAAGCAGACTTCTCTTAAAGAGCGCGCATCATTGCTCCATCGACTTGGAAGGGTTTTAGAAGAAAATGCTGAAGCGTATGCAGCGTTAATTACGACCGAGATGGGCAAGCCAATAAAAGAAGCAATTGCAGAGGTCAAAAAATGTGCATTGACTTGTGCCTATTATGCAGACAATGGAGAAACATTCCTCCATGACGAGAGGATTACAACCAATTATTCCAAAAGTTACGTGACGTTTGAGCCACTGGGGATAGTGTTTGCGATCATGCCATGGAATTTTCCTTTCTGGCAGGTTTTTCGTTGCGCTATTCCAGCAGTTCTTGCGGGAAATGTTGTTGTGCTGAAACATGCCTCGAATGTCCCGTTGTGTGCAAAAGAGATTCAAAAGTGTTTCAACGATGCAGGATTTCCGCAATCTGTTTTCACAACTCTTCTCATTGATGCAACAACCGCACAGCAGATTATTGGAGAAGATCTTATTGATGCCGTTAGCTTAACTGGAAGCAATGCTGCTGGATCAGAGATTGGAATGCTTGCGGGAAAATACATTAAACCGCTGGTTCTTGAATTAGGTGGATCTGATCCCTTCCTTGTACTTGATGATGCTGATATTGCAAAAGCAGCTACTATGGGGATCAAGGCCCGATTCATCAATACAGGGCAAAGCTGCATTGCTGCAAAACGCTTCATTATCATGGATACGGTTGCAGCTGCATTTGAGAAAAAGGTTCTCGAGCTGATGGAGCAGTTATCTATTGGCGATCCGCTAGACCCTAAAACTGATATTGGTCCTCTTGCGAAAGCCTCGTTTGTTCATGATCTTCAAAGACAATTACAGGCTACTGCTGCACCAGGAGGGATGATCAAAAGCAGAGGGAAGATTCCTTCTCAGGGATACTTCTTTACGCCAACTCTTGTAAAAAATCCTCCACGCACTTCTCCGGTGTGGTGTGAAGAAGTCTTTGGGCCAATCATGCCCATGGTAACCGTTGCTACCGAAGAAGAACTCATTCAAACGGCGAATGACACTCCTTTTGGATTAGGGGCATCTATCTGGAGTAGAAACATTACGCATGCAGAAACAATCGCAAAAAAAATACAGGCAGGATTCGTTGCCATCAATGACCTGGTAAAATCTGATCCACGTTTGCCCTTTGGTGGTATCAAAAAGTCCGGTATTGGCCGTGAACTTTCAGTCTATGGGATTAGGGAATTTGTCAATATCAAGACCGTCGTCATAGAAAATCCATAA
- a CDS encoding acetolactate synthase large subunit — protein MKASDLFVRQLEEEGVTHIFGLPGEENLDMLESLRKSKQITVIITRHEQTAAFMAATYGRLTGKAGVCFSTLGPGATNLVTGIAHAQLIGAPLVAISGQKPVKENWQGKFQVVDIVSLMRPITKDAVLITDAETIPTVLRNSFKLAESERPGAVQIVLPEDVATESTKASIQKRTSPVTPFCNDAALQAAVEVINQAEYPLIIVSAGANRRRITDALTKFINHTGIYVVHTQMGKGVIDDRNEYSLFATGIHSHDYVNCGIDKADLIITIGYNVVEYPPYVWNKDFKKKIVTIDGVPSVLDKYYNPDVEVIGDISVTLERLTHKIIKKRSFPLFKKTRDLIEQKMNEPAPHQYPLVPAEVVRNVRDALGQDDIIAFDNGIYKLWFSRLYKTYKPNTFLVDNALATMGAGLSVGIAAKMLHPEKKVLVICGDGGFMMNSQEIESALRYKIPLVILIINDNGFGFIKWEQQHKHFPIYGMDYGNPDFVKYAESYGAQGMRVNKTDNLGKLLERAFALHTVVVIDCPIDYSVNYDVFSRELKQLVCPI, from the coding sequence ATGAAAGCATCTGATCTTTTTGTAAGACAGTTAGAGGAAGAAGGAGTTACGCATATTTTTGGATTACCTGGAGAAGAAAACCTTGATATGCTTGAATCCCTCCGCAAATCAAAGCAGATTACGGTAATCATTACCCGCCACGAGCAAACTGCTGCATTTATGGCAGCAACCTATGGAAGATTAACAGGCAAGGCAGGCGTTTGTTTCTCAACCCTTGGACCTGGTGCAACGAATTTAGTTACCGGAATTGCGCATGCACAGCTTATTGGAGCTCCTCTTGTTGCTATTTCTGGTCAGAAACCTGTGAAAGAAAATTGGCAGGGTAAATTTCAAGTCGTTGATATTGTTAGTTTAATGAGGCCGATTACCAAAGATGCTGTGTTAATTACTGACGCTGAAACCATCCCTACGGTACTGCGTAATAGTTTTAAGTTAGCAGAATCTGAGCGGCCTGGAGCAGTGCAGATAGTACTTCCTGAAGACGTAGCAACTGAGTCAACGAAAGCATCAATTCAGAAACGAACATCACCAGTTACACCCTTTTGCAATGATGCTGCACTCCAGGCAGCTGTTGAGGTCATTAATCAAGCTGAATATCCCCTGATTATTGTTTCTGCAGGTGCAAATCGAAGACGAATAACTGATGCACTTACCAAGTTTATCAATCATACAGGGATTTATGTCGTCCATACGCAAATGGGAAAAGGGGTCATTGATGACAGAAATGAATACAGCTTATTTGCAACCGGTATTCACAGTCATGATTATGTCAATTGCGGTATTGACAAAGCTGATCTCATTATCACCATAGGATATAATGTTGTTGAATACCCACCCTATGTTTGGAACAAGGATTTCAAAAAAAAGATCGTTACTATTGATGGCGTGCCTTCTGTTCTTGATAAGTATTACAATCCGGATGTTGAGGTTATTGGAGATATTTCTGTTACGTTGGAGAGGCTTACGCATAAGATTATCAAAAAAAGGTCATTTCCCCTGTTCAAGAAAACGCGTGATCTTATTGAGCAAAAGATGAACGAGCCAGCACCGCATCAATACCCACTTGTACCAGCTGAAGTCGTCCGCAATGTTCGTGATGCACTCGGCCAAGATGATATTATTGCGTTTGATAATGGAATCTATAAGTTGTGGTTTTCGCGATTATACAAGACCTACAAACCAAATACTTTTCTCGTGGATAATGCCCTTGCGACCATGGGAGCAGGACTATCTGTTGGCATAGCTGCAAAGATGTTGCACCCGGAAAAGAAAGTACTTGTTATTTGCGGTGATGGTGGTTTTATGATGAATTCTCAAGAGATCGAAAGTGCTTTACGCTACAAGATTCCTCTCGTCATTTTAATAATTAATGATAATGGTTTTGGCTTTATCAAGTGGGAACAACAGCATAAACACTTTCCGATCTATGGCATGGATTATGGGAATCCAGACTTTGTGAAATATGCAGAGAGTTATGGTGCACAAGGCATGCGCGTTAATAAGACAGATAATTTAGGTAAACTGTTAGAACGTGCATTTGCATTGCATACGGTTGTGGTCATTGATTGTCCCATTGATTACTCCGTAAACTACGATGTTTTTTCACGAGAGTTAAAGCAGCTTGTTTGTCCGATCTAA
- a CDS encoding Glu/Leu/Phe/Val dehydrogenase, producing the protein MIQGDPFGPEKVLQVYNPKLGMRGVVVIDNTALGPGKGGIRMTSTVTVEEVTQLARAMTWKNALADLPFGGAKSGILADSKQLSPQKKEQIVRAFSEAIKDVCPKKYIAGPDMNMAEQDMAWFAEANGDIHACTGKPAAMGGLPHELGSTGYGVFLATKVAAAKLSLDLKKVRVAIEGFGNVGWFAAKFLTDIGATLVAVSDSKGVVYDPQGLDFEELDRVKKKTGSVVNYAHKKQTKESSFILTIPADILITAAVPNLISSGDVDALPFPLIVEGSNIPMTYDVEELCMRKGILVVPDIIANAGGVISSYVETIGGTEQQMFQLVEEKIIANVDLTLTRALQQHVMPRQAALHIAKDRVLAKCTICAVEGMTREISKNSKKTR; encoded by the coding sequence ATGATTCAAGGAGATCCTTTTGGACCAGAAAAGGTTTTACAGGTGTATAATCCGAAACTCGGCATGCGAGGCGTTGTTGTTATTGACAATACTGCACTCGGCCCTGGAAAGGGTGGCATTCGTATGACTTCGACGGTAACGGTCGAAGAAGTTACGCAATTAGCCCGTGCTATGACCTGGAAAAATGCATTAGCTGATCTTCCCTTTGGGGGTGCAAAGTCGGGTATTCTTGCTGACAGCAAGCAGTTGTCACCACAAAAAAAAGAGCAGATTGTTCGCGCATTTTCAGAAGCCATCAAAGATGTTTGCCCAAAAAAATATATTGCTGGTCCTGATATGAATATGGCTGAACAGGATATGGCGTGGTTTGCAGAAGCAAATGGAGATATTCATGCCTGTACAGGAAAACCTGCAGCAATGGGAGGATTGCCCCATGAATTAGGAAGTACTGGCTATGGTGTTTTTCTTGCCACCAAAGTTGCTGCAGCAAAACTGTCTCTTGATCTCAAAAAAGTTCGTGTTGCTATTGAAGGATTTGGTAATGTTGGATGGTTTGCTGCTAAATTCTTGACTGACATTGGTGCTACACTCGTTGCTGTTTCTGACAGTAAGGGTGTTGTGTATGATCCTCAAGGACTGGACTTTGAGGAACTGGATCGCGTGAAGAAAAAAACAGGTTCAGTGGTTAATTACGCTCACAAAAAACAGACAAAAGAAAGTAGTTTTATTCTTACGATACCAGCAGATATTTTGATAACCGCAGCTGTTCCGAATTTAATTAGCTCTGGAGATGTCGATGCATTACCCTTTCCTCTCATTGTTGAAGGAAGTAACATTCCCATGACCTATGATGTCGAGGAACTCTGCATGCGCAAGGGCATTCTCGTCGTTCCGGACATTATTGCAAATGCAGGTGGTGTTATCAGTTCCTATGTCGAGACCATTGGTGGAACAGAGCAGCAGATGTTTCAACTTGTTGAGGAGAAGATCATTGCGAATGTTGATCTCACGCTGACGCGTGCACTGCAACAACACGTCATGCCACGACAAGCTGCCTTACACATTGCAAAAGACCGTGTCCTTGCAAAGTGTACTATCTGTGCTGTTGAAGGAATGACAAGAGAGATTAGCAAGAACAGTAAAAAAACGCGGTGA
- the trxB gene encoding thioredoxin-disulfide reductase produces the protein MTTKEGKKQVTEKNDVIIIGGGISAHTAALYTARAKLSPLVITGTDLDQLSTTTAVENYPGFPEGIQGPLLIELCKKQAERFGAAYISEDVTGISPLPGKTETGASGYKVMTSSQEYLTKTIVICTGASARTLGIPGEKQFWAKGVSTCAPCDAPFFKDKDVVVIGGGDSAMEESLMLTKFARLVTIIHRRDEFRASKIMQQRVLSMTDKVKIIWDTTITAIVGNTFVTGVKTKHLKTGKEVLLPCEGVFLAIGHDPNTKWLGKSIELDDHGYIKVHGVKTSLPGVFAAGDVMDPRYRQAVTSAGTGCMAALDAERYIELLHATQ, from the coding sequence ATGACAACAAAAGAGGGAAAAAAACAAGTCACAGAAAAAAATGATGTAATCATTATTGGTGGTGGTATCTCCGCACATACAGCTGCCCTTTACACCGCACGAGCAAAATTAAGCCCTTTGGTTATTACAGGAACAGATCTTGATCAACTCTCAACAACCACAGCCGTAGAAAATTATCCTGGATTTCCTGAAGGCATTCAAGGTCCTCTCCTCATAGAGCTTTGCAAAAAACAGGCAGAACGTTTTGGTGCAGCATACATCAGTGAGGATGTTACAGGAATTTCTCCACTCCCTGGAAAGACTGAAACTGGTGCAAGTGGCTACAAAGTGATGACATCTTCTCAAGAATACCTGACAAAAACCATTGTCATTTGTACAGGTGCATCTGCACGGACACTTGGCATTCCTGGAGAAAAACAATTTTGGGCAAAAGGTGTCTCAACCTGTGCTCCTTGTGATGCTCCTTTTTTTAAGGATAAAGATGTTGTGGTTATTGGTGGCGGTGATTCTGCGATGGAAGAATCTCTCATGCTCACGAAATTCGCACGGTTGGTTACTATTATCCATCGTCGAGATGAATTTCGAGCAAGCAAAATCATGCAGCAACGTGTTTTAAGTATGACGGATAAAGTCAAGATTATTTGGGATACAACGATTACGGCAATTGTCGGCAACACCTTTGTTACTGGCGTCAAGACCAAGCACCTCAAAACAGGAAAGGAAGTACTTCTGCCGTGTGAAGGAGTTTTTCTTGCCATAGGCCATGATCCTAACACCAAATGGTTGGGAAAAAGCATTGAGCTTGATGATCATGGCTATATAAAAGTACACGGTGTTAAGACTTCTTTGCCGGGAGTTTTTGCTGCTGGAGATGTTATGGATCCTCGATACCGGCAAGCTGTGACTTCTGCAGGGACGGGTTGCATGGCTGCTCTTGATGCGGAACGCTATATTGAGCTATTGCATGCAACGCAATGA
- a CDS encoding FAD-dependent oxidoreductase, whose product MKNVETFQGKIIQIIEHTPLIRSFQVTKPAPFRFIPGQFASLALPSAVAGKIQRRSMSFSSSPLQKDYLEFTVKKFGEFTTALFALQVGNEVMITGPFGDDLLFTETSPQQHLFIAGGTGITPFMSAIRYATEKKLSHEITLLYGCPESKAIIFRDELEMISRKNKHIRVIFTIDKPEKDWDGEVGFITPGMIKKYVDLTHDYLWSICGPPPMVTSVVNGLTPLGIRKEQIRTERW is encoded by the coding sequence ATGAAAAACGTGGAGACCTTTCAAGGAAAGATTATCCAGATCATTGAACACACGCCATTAATTCGAAGTTTCCAGGTAACCAAACCAGCACCATTTAGATTCATACCTGGCCAGTTTGCATCACTTGCTCTGCCGTCTGCAGTTGCCGGAAAGATTCAGAGGAGATCAATGAGCTTTAGCAGCTCTCCACTCCAAAAAGACTATCTCGAGTTCACCGTAAAAAAGTTTGGTGAATTTACGACAGCATTATTTGCCTTGCAGGTAGGAAATGAAGTCATGATTACTGGTCCTTTTGGTGATGACCTTCTCTTTACCGAAACTTCTCCACAGCAGCATCTTTTTATCGCTGGAGGAACAGGAATAACACCTTTTATGAGTGCCATTCGTTATGCCACCGAGAAAAAATTATCCCATGAAATAACGTTGTTGTACGGTTGTCCTGAATCAAAAGCTATCATCTTTCGTGATGAACTTGAAATGATCAGCAGGAAAAACAAACATATTCGAGTTATTTTTACCATTGATAAGCCAGAAAAAGATTGGGACGGAGAGGTTGGTTTCATTACCCCAGGTATGATTAAGAAATATGTTGATTTAACGCATGATTATCTTTGGTCGATATGTGGCCCCCCCCCTATGGTAACTAGTGTCGTGAATGGATTAACACCGTTAGGAATCAGAAAAGAACAAATCCGTACTGAACGATGGTAG